A genomic window from Myxococcota bacterium includes:
- a CDS encoding TetR/AcrR family transcriptional regulator, translated as MQPNAAERPPRRSRAESKEATKQSLLYAGLIELVERGLDAPSLDAICARAGYTRGAFYVHFKDREDFFVAVMDWALTGILTSVVGANGDTDLRTAVDRFTGYMVHREWPVVGKYPIATHRLSEAICRSEQLKERWGEVFRKITEGLAQLVVRAQEKGEVKKSLDPVRAAESIVTLGVGAMHLQDTGVVFPQAQMTASVLALLEA; from the coding sequence ATGCAGCCGAACGCCGCCGAGAGACCCCCGCGCCGCTCCCGTGCCGAATCCAAGGAAGCCACCAAGCAGTCGCTCTTGTACGCGGGGCTGATCGAGCTCGTGGAGCGCGGCCTCGACGCGCCGAGCCTCGACGCGATCTGCGCGCGGGCAGGCTACACGCGGGGCGCGTTCTACGTGCACTTCAAGGACCGCGAAGACTTCTTCGTCGCGGTCATGGACTGGGCGTTGACCGGCATTCTGACCAGCGTGGTCGGCGCCAACGGAGACACCGACCTGAGGACGGCCGTCGACCGCTTCACGGGCTACATGGTGCACCGCGAGTGGCCGGTGGTGGGCAAGTACCCGATCGCCACGCACCGCCTGTCGGAGGCGATCTGCCGCTCGGAGCAGCTGAAGGAGCGCTGGGGCGAGGTGTTTCGGAAGATCACCGAGGGCCTCGCGCAGCTGGTCGTGCGCGCGCAGGAAAAGGGCGAGGTGAAGAAGAGCCTCGATCCGGTGCGCGCCGCGGAGAGCATCGTGACGCTCGGTGTCGGCGCGATGCACCTGCAGGACACGGGTGTCGTCTTCCCGCAGGCGCAGATGACCGCATCCGTCCTGGCACTCCTGGAAGCCTGA
- a CDS encoding UUP1 family membrane protein: protein MNRAAVLTGSLLVAIGLAIFAWKTLVLHLPVWPSGVENLWRVELEIDARGSGQRGSVRSALPDSDNQQEIFDERQTSDRLVFTIRTEKTGQRIGIWSGKFDGVHNLTHAFRVQLSEEPLPLPSDVGLAPPKEIAEQYLRSSTHFPSDAPELHDLLGNIAPANPNDPLGQMRLLLGYVADEILTANTGSDDALLTLAAGEGSQVGKARLLVALLRAAGYPARIAAGLRLGAQKEGREAVWAEAWIGGEWISLSPSLGFFGARPPDLLLLRKGSSTLVEETGLEALSSRYRVLRESLRADEVASFMVPSNPILAAISLYRLPVGSQQALRILLVFPIGALIIAVIRNLVGLRTFGTFMPLLISLALRELPLGLGLGLVGSVIALGIVSRLLLERLQLLLVPRLGVLLCVVVLAITAQSLFGRTYEVKDLYASVLFPVVIMTMLIERFSITTAEEGMPSAVRRLTTSTFAAICVYPIFRIAALEHLMFGFPELVISVMGILVWIGGYNGYRASELWRFRSLARGLEDESP from the coding sequence GTGAATCGCGCGGCGGTCTTGACCGGGAGTCTCCTGGTCGCGATCGGGCTGGCGATCTTCGCCTGGAAGACGCTGGTGCTGCACCTGCCGGTGTGGCCGTCCGGCGTCGAGAACCTGTGGCGCGTGGAGCTCGAGATCGACGCGCGCGGCTCGGGTCAGCGCGGCAGCGTGCGCTCGGCATTGCCCGACTCCGACAACCAGCAGGAGATCTTCGACGAGCGCCAGACGAGTGATCGGCTGGTGTTCACGATCCGCACCGAGAAGACCGGCCAGCGCATCGGCATCTGGAGCGGCAAGTTCGACGGCGTCCACAACCTGACCCACGCCTTCCGCGTGCAGCTCTCCGAAGAGCCGCTGCCGCTGCCCAGCGACGTGGGCCTGGCCCCGCCCAAGGAGATCGCCGAGCAGTATCTGCGCTCGAGCACTCACTTCCCGTCCGACGCGCCCGAGCTGCACGACCTCTTGGGCAACATCGCGCCCGCGAACCCCAACGACCCCCTGGGCCAGATGCGCCTGTTGCTCGGCTACGTCGCCGACGAGATCCTGACCGCCAACACCGGCAGCGACGATGCGCTGCTCACCCTGGCGGCCGGCGAAGGCAGCCAGGTCGGGAAGGCACGGCTCCTGGTCGCGCTGCTGCGCGCTGCGGGCTACCCCGCGCGCATCGCCGCCGGGCTGCGGCTGGGCGCGCAGAAGGAGGGCCGCGAGGCCGTGTGGGCCGAGGCCTGGATCGGCGGCGAGTGGATCTCGCTCTCGCCCTCGCTGGGCTTCTTCGGCGCGCGCCCGCCGGACCTCCTGCTCTTGCGCAAGGGCAGCTCGACGCTGGTGGAGGAGACCGGGCTCGAGGCGCTGTCCTCGCGCTACCGCGTGCTGCGCGAGTCACTTCGCGCCGACGAGGTGGCGTCGTTCATGGTGCCGTCGAACCCGATCCTGGCGGCGATCTCGCTGTACCGCCTGCCGGTGGGCTCGCAGCAGGCGCTGCGCATTCTCCTGGTGTTCCCGATCGGCGCGCTGATCATCGCGGTGATCCGCAACCTGGTCGGGCTGCGCACGTTCGGCACGTTCATGCCGCTTTTGATCTCGCTCGCGCTGCGCGAGCTGCCGCTCGGGCTGGGGCTCGGGCTGGTGGGCTCGGTGATCGCGCTCGGCATCGTGTCACGGCTCCTGCTCGAGAGACTCCAGCTCTTGCTCGTGCCGCGGCTCGGCGTGCTCTTGTGCGTGGTGGTGCTGGCGATCACCGCCCAGTCACTCTTCGGGCGCACCTACGAGGTCAAGGACCTGTACGCGAGCGTGCTGTTTCCGGTGGTGATCATGACCATGCTGATCGAGCGCTTCTCGATCACCACGGCCGAGGAGGGCATGCCCTCGGCCGTGCGGCGGCTCACTACCTCGACCTTCGCGGCGATCTGCGTGTATCCGATCTTCCGCATCGCGGCGCTCGAGCACCTGATGTTCGGCTTCCCGGAGCTCGTGATCTCGGTCATGGGCATCCTGGTCTGGATCGGTGGTTACAACGGCTACCGCGCCTCGGAGCTGTGGCGCTTCCGCAGCCTGGCGCGCGGTCTCGAGGACGAGTCACCATGA
- a CDS encoding MGMT family protein: MKLPSSYERVWKVVRRIPAGRVATYGQVARIAGLGGAARLVGYALHALPDQGRPVPWQRVINSQGRISARRYSGGDLVQRRLLEREGVRFDARERVDLARFQWSGKRAR, translated from the coding sequence ATGAAGCTGCCGAGCTCGTACGAACGCGTCTGGAAGGTCGTGCGCCGCATTCCCGCTGGCCGGGTGGCAACTTACGGGCAAGTCGCGCGCATCGCAGGTCTTGGAGGCGCGGCGCGGCTGGTGGGTTACGCCCTGCATGCCCTGCCCGACCAGGGCCGCCCGGTCCCGTGGCAGCGCGTGATCAACTCACAGGGGCGGATCTCGGCGCGGCGCTACTCCGGCGGCGACCTGGTGCAGCGGCGCCTGCTCGAGCGCGAAGGCGTGCGCTTCGACGCGCGCGAGCGGGTCGATCTGGCGCGCTTCCAGTGGTCGGGGAAGCGCGCGCGGTGA
- a CDS encoding alpha-L-glutamate ligase-like protein: MSLASRLRAMGVLGINRRNGEYTSRWNRRAHYPSVDDKLQTKRLLRDAGIATAPVLAVARTNSEVRGMLRELDAYASFVIKPAHGAMGNGILVVLERDGDWFLRPGGQWLDRRALSYHSASIISGAYALGGQPDVAFAEERLSVHRDLRAISAEGVPDVRVVVYRGVPVMSMTRLPTHRSRGRANLHQGAVGAGVDLDSGVTSFAVCDGRAVDVHPDTQEAVLARMIPEFERVLEIAVRASDQTRLGYVGADVVVDEDHGPLVLELNARPGLAIQVANRAGLVPRLAEVDRRVRPEMHWPERIALGREIARRARAGALP, from the coding sequence ATGAGTCTCGCGTCGCGGCTGCGCGCGATGGGCGTGCTCGGCATCAACCGCCGCAACGGCGAGTACACTTCGCGCTGGAACCGGCGCGCGCACTACCCCAGCGTGGACGACAAGCTCCAGACCAAGCGCCTGCTGCGCGACGCGGGCATCGCCACCGCGCCCGTGCTCGCGGTCGCGCGCACGAACTCCGAGGTGCGCGGCATGCTGCGCGAGCTCGACGCCTACGCGTCGTTCGTGATCAAGCCCGCGCACGGCGCGATGGGCAACGGCATCCTGGTGGTGCTGGAGCGCGACGGCGACTGGTTCCTGCGGCCCGGCGGGCAGTGGCTCGACCGCCGTGCGCTGTCGTATCACTCGGCCAGCATCATCTCGGGCGCGTACGCGCTCGGCGGCCAGCCCGACGTGGCGTTCGCCGAGGAGCGGCTGTCGGTGCACCGCGACCTGCGCGCGATCTCGGCGGAGGGCGTGCCCGACGTGCGCGTGGTCGTGTATCGCGGCGTGCCGGTCATGTCGATGACTCGCCTGCCCACGCACCGCTCGCGCGGCCGCGCCAACCTGCACCAGGGGGCGGTCGGCGCGGGCGTGGACCTCGATTCGGGAGTCACGAGCTTCGCGGTCTGCGACGGGCGCGCGGTCGACGTGCACCCCGACACACAGGAGGCCGTGCTCGCGCGCATGATTCCCGAGTTCGAGCGCGTGCTCGAGATCGCCGTACGCGCCAGCGACCAGACGCGGCTGGGCTACGTGGGAGCCGACGTGGTGGTCGACGAGGACCACGGCCCGCTGGTGCTCGAGCTGAACGCGCGGCCGGGCCTGGCGATCCAGGTCGCGAACCGCGCGGGGCTCGTGCCGCGGCTCGCCGAGGTCGACCGGCGCGTGCGGCCCGAGATGCACTGGCCCGAGCGCATCGCGCTGGGGCGCGAGATCGCGCGCCGCGCGCGCGCCGGAGCGCTGCCTTGA
- a CDS encoding cupin domain-containing protein, translating into MKLVRWDSSAWAFSAEKMKKVGLFETERFFLDLYCLEPGQSQKPHAHAGCDKVYLVVEGRGRFRVGDDLRELGPGEGVLAGSGEVHGVENHSGGRLVVLTWMSPPPAR; encoded by the coding sequence ATGAAGCTCGTGCGCTGGGACTCCTCGGCCTGGGCGTTCTCGGCCGAAAAGATGAAGAAGGTCGGGCTGTTCGAGACCGAGCGCTTCTTCCTCGACCTGTACTGTCTCGAGCCCGGCCAGTCACAGAAGCCGCACGCCCACGCCGGCTGCGACAAGGTATATCTCGTGGTCGAGGGCCGCGGCCGCTTCCGCGTGGGCGACGACCTGCGCGAGCTCGGACCCGGCGAAGGCGTGCTCGCGGGCTCGGGCGAGGTGCACGGGGTGGAGAATCACTCCGGCGGCCGACTCGTGGTGCTCACGTGGATGTCCCCTCCTCCTGCCCGGTGA
- a CDS encoding DinB family protein → MNLIAHFSEMARNNAWSNRRLHAACAKLRQEELDAPRTSFFPSLTATLNHILVVDWYYLDGLEGGGRGLETQRNPVPFPRLAELAAAQRAADARLVRFCDALEPGTLAREVTLDRGDEGLTREPVTAVLAHLFVHQIHHRGQAHAMLSGTRVAPPQLDEFFLEYDRERRAGDEIA, encoded by the coding sequence ATGAACCTGATCGCCCACTTCTCGGAGATGGCGCGCAACAACGCCTGGTCCAACCGTCGCCTCCACGCGGCCTGCGCAAAGCTCCGCCAGGAGGAGCTCGACGCGCCGCGCACGAGCTTCTTTCCGAGCCTCACCGCCACGCTGAATCACATCCTGGTGGTCGACTGGTACTACCTGGACGGGCTGGAGGGCGGGGGCCGGGGGCTCGAGACACAGCGGAACCCCGTGCCGTTCCCGCGCCTGGCCGAGCTGGCCGCCGCCCAGCGCGCCGCGGACGCGCGCCTGGTCCGCTTCTGCGATGCGCTCGAGCCCGGAACGCTCGCGCGCGAGGTGACTCTGGACCGGGGCGACGAAGGACTCACGCGCGAGCCGGTGACCGCGGTGCTCGCGCACCTGTTCGTGCACCAGATCCACCACCGCGGCCAGGCGCACGCCATGCTCTCGGGCACGCGCGTCGCCCCGCCGCAGCTCGACGAGTTCTTCCTCGAATACGACCGGGAGCGACGCGCAGGGGACGAGATCGCCTAG
- a CDS encoding alpha/beta hydrolase, whose translation MAQEPAQMPADMLQRMMAMMSTPPSDVPGLRKMLDQFAELLNAGGPEIGALHENVLVREVDGARVTADVFVPKGKGPHPVLVYLHGGGWVAGSPRTHRKLTARFAEAGYLVTSIDYRLAPEAAFPKGFEDCVHAVRWAAENAARWGGDARRIAIGGDSAGGNLSAAVSAHLASDSSAPRLRAALLIYGAFDFEAMRTMETAQPGTDPAVAAALRDSMIYGYLGQNPPLSRLRDPRVSPVHAAAQLPPSYLVCGDADPLVEHQKALSAGMKRAGVEHENVIVPGMPHGFAQMEFLPQALEQVRGMVAFLDKRLR comes from the coding sequence ATGGCTCAGGAACCCGCGCAGATGCCCGCCGACATGCTCCAGCGGATGATGGCGATGATGAGCACCCCGCCGTCCGACGTGCCGGGCTTGCGCAAGATGCTGGACCAGTTCGCGGAGCTGTTGAACGCGGGCGGGCCCGAGATCGGCGCGCTGCACGAGAACGTGCTGGTGCGCGAGGTCGACGGCGCGCGCGTGACTGCCGACGTGTTCGTGCCCAAGGGCAAGGGGCCGCACCCGGTGCTCGTGTATCTGCACGGCGGCGGCTGGGTCGCCGGCAGCCCGCGCACGCACCGCAAGCTGACGGCGCGCTTCGCCGAGGCCGGGTATCTCGTGACCAGCATCGACTACCGGCTGGCGCCCGAGGCGGCCTTCCCCAAGGGCTTCGAGGACTGCGTGCACGCCGTGCGCTGGGCCGCGGAGAACGCGGCGCGCTGGGGCGGCGACGCCAGGCGCATCGCGATCGGTGGTGACTCTGCGGGCGGCAATCTGTCGGCCGCGGTGTCCGCGCACCTGGCGAGTGACTCGAGCGCGCCCCGGCTGCGCGCGGCGCTCTTGATCTACGGCGCGTTCGACTTCGAGGCCATGCGCACCATGGAGACGGCGCAGCCGGGCACGGACCCGGCGGTGGCGGCCGCGCTGCGCGACTCGATGATCTACGGCTATCTCGGCCAGAACCCGCCGCTGTCGCGCCTGCGCGACCCGCGCGTCTCGCCGGTGCATGCCGCCGCGCAGCTGCCGCCGTCGTATCTCGTGTGCGGCGACGCGGATCCCCTGGTCGAGCACCAGAAGGCGCTGTCCGCAGGGATGAAGCGCGCGGGCGTCGAGCACGAGAACGTGATCGTGCCCGGCATGCCGCACGGCTTCGCGCAGATGGAGTTCCTGCCCCAGGCGCTCGAGCAGGTGCGCGGCATGGTCGCGTTCCTGGACAAGAGACTCCGCTAG
- a CDS encoding succinylglutamate desuccinylase/aspartoacylase family protein: protein MRLGGIVALLVGSLAWAPSPAARAEPLQVLGQTIARGEVRRLALPVGESVGGDSSTPVIVVAGAKPGRVVCLTGGIHGDELNGVEVVRRSLERTQAAELRGTLIGVPIVNLAAFRRGSRYLPDRRDLNRFFPGHSKGSSAARLARRLFDDVVRHCELLVDVHSGSFHRTNLPQVRGDLRRADVLALAKAFGSPLAIHNEGRPGTLRRAATDAGIPAIAYEAGEPMRFQEDAIGRGLAGVRQLLGALDMLPPAADALPAPAIYFRSRWVRAEEGGILAARAQLGDMVQAKQLLGTVFDPISNQKTKIRAPERGRIIGVAIDQLVMPGYAAFHIATEGGVQRTSLPAALPSVDQGEDAARAGLEERPD from the coding sequence ATGCGGCTCGGGGGGATCGTCGCTCTGCTCGTCGGCTCGCTCGCGTGGGCGCCCTCGCCGGCCGCCCGCGCCGAGCCGCTCCAGGTCCTGGGGCAGACGATCGCGCGCGGCGAGGTGCGGCGGCTGGCGCTGCCGGTCGGTGAGTCGGTCGGCGGCGACAGCTCGACGCCGGTGATCGTGGTCGCGGGCGCGAAGCCCGGGCGCGTGGTGTGTCTCACCGGCGGCATCCACGGCGACGAGCTGAACGGGGTCGAGGTGGTGCGGCGCTCGCTCGAGCGCACCCAGGCCGCGGAGCTGCGGGGAACACTGATCGGTGTACCGATCGTGAACCTGGCCGCGTTCCGGCGCGGCTCGCGCTACCTGCCCGACCGCCGCGACCTGAACCGCTTCTTCCCCGGTCACTCGAAGGGCAGCTCGGCCGCGCGGCTGGCGCGGCGCCTGTTCGACGACGTGGTGAGACACTGCGAGCTGCTGGTCGACGTGCACTCCGGCTCGTTCCATCGCACCAACCTGCCGCAGGTGCGCGGCGACCTGCGGCGCGCCGACGTGCTGGCGCTGGCCAAGGCCTTCGGCAGCCCGCTCGCCATCCACAACGAGGGCCGGCCCGGCACGCTGCGCCGCGCCGCGACCGACGCGGGCATTCCCGCGATCGCCTACGAGGCCGGCGAGCCCATGCGCTTCCAGGAAGACGCCATCGGGCGCGGGCTCGCGGGTGTGCGCCAGCTCCTGGGCGCGCTCGACATGCTGCCCCCCGCCGCCGACGCGCTGCCGGCGCCCGCGATCTACTTCCGCTCCCGCTGGGTGCGCGCCGAGGAGGGCGGGATCCTGGCCGCGCGCGCGCAGCTCGGCGACATGGTGCAGGCGAAGCAGCTGCTCGGCACCGTGTTCGATCCGATCTCGAACCAGAAGACCAAGATCCGCGCGCCCGAGCGCGGGCGCATCATCGGCGTGGCGATCGACCAGCTTGTCATGCCCGGCTACGCGGCCTTCCACATCGCGACCGAGGGCGGAGTGCAGCGCACGAGCCTGCCCGCCGCGCTGCCCAGCGTCGATCAGGGCGAGGACGCCGCGCGCGCCGGGCTCGAGGAGCGGCCCGATTAG
- the thiD gene encoding bifunctional hydroxymethylpyrimidine kinase/phosphomethylpyrimidine kinase, with product MSDSPLAAALSIAGSDPSGGAGLQLDLQVFALHGVHGMAVPTALTVQTTQGVRRLSPVFPSVVAEQITAVLADLRPRALKLGMLATDDIVLAVANALARWEVPRVVDPVFRASDGTFLLEQRALGNLVERLIYGAALVTPNLPEAEALVGETDPERAAPLFLELGAEAVLVKGGHADGPPDDYLATRAGARLWLRGERSDVGPVHGTGCALSAAITARLARGESLENAVRGAKAYVARAIAASRPLGKGARVLGLSGPA from the coding sequence ATGAGCGACTCACCTTTGGCCGCGGCGCTCTCGATCGCGGGCTCGGACCCGAGCGGCGGGGCCGGGCTGCAGCTCGACCTGCAGGTGTTCGCGCTGCACGGCGTGCACGGCATGGCCGTGCCCACGGCGCTCACCGTGCAGACCACCCAGGGCGTGAGGCGGCTCTCTCCGGTGTTTCCCAGCGTGGTCGCGGAGCAGATCACCGCCGTGCTCGCCGACCTGCGGCCGCGCGCGCTGAAGCTCGGCATGCTGGCCACCGACGACATCGTGCTCGCGGTCGCAAACGCGCTGGCGCGCTGGGAGGTGCCGCGCGTGGTGGACCCGGTGTTCCGCGCCAGCGACGGCACGTTCCTGCTCGAGCAGCGCGCGCTCGGGAACCTGGTCGAGCGGCTGATCTACGGCGCCGCCCTCGTGACTCCCAACCTTCCCGAGGCCGAGGCGCTCGTGGGCGAGACCGATCCCGAGCGCGCGGCGCCGCTCTTTCTCGAGCTGGGTGCCGAGGCGGTGCTGGTGAAGGGCGGGCACGCCGACGGCCCGCCCGACGACTATCTCGCCACGCGCGCCGGCGCGCGCCTGTGGCTGCGCGGCGAGCGCTCGGACGTGGGCCCCGTGCACGGCACCGGCTGCGCGCTCTCGGCCGCGATCACCGCGCGGCTGGCCCGCGGCGAGTCACTCGAGAATGCTGTACGCGGCGCGAAGGCGTACGTGGCGCGGGCGATCGCCGCGAGTCGGCCGCTCGGCAAGGGGGCGCGGGTGCTGGGGCTCAGCGGCCCAGCGTGA
- a CDS encoding SDR family NAD(P)-dependent oxidoreductase codes for MKSFAGKIAVITGGGTGMGRELARQLAEAGAHIAMCDVSEENMAQTRALCLSHAPRVRVTTHLADVSLERQVVAFRDAVAEEHETDHVDLLFNNAGIGGGGSFVNDEREEWDKTFDVCWGGVYHCSRAFLPLLMKSREAHLINTSSVNGFWASLGPQSAHTAYSAAKFAVKGFSEALVNDFKLNAPHIKVSVVMPGHIGTSIVINSGKILGRDPKEMSDEQLSEARARMERAGFPVGGASTDQVRQALVMIGDAFRDMAPMTAAEAAQVILQGVRDERWRILVGKDADVLDRMVRESPEDAYSESFFQKLQSSAGFTLGR; via the coding sequence ATGAAGAGCTTTGCAGGGAAGATCGCCGTCATCACCGGCGGCGGAACGGGCATGGGGCGCGAGCTGGCTCGGCAGCTCGCGGAGGCCGGCGCGCACATCGCCATGTGCGACGTCTCGGAAGAGAACATGGCGCAGACGCGCGCGCTGTGTCTCTCGCACGCGCCGCGCGTGCGAGTCACCACGCACCTCGCCGATGTGTCGCTCGAGCGCCAGGTCGTGGCCTTCCGCGATGCCGTGGCGGAGGAGCACGAGACCGACCACGTCGACCTCCTGTTCAACAACGCGGGCATCGGCGGCGGCGGGAGCTTCGTGAACGACGAGCGCGAGGAGTGGGACAAGACCTTCGACGTGTGCTGGGGCGGCGTGTACCACTGCTCGCGCGCGTTCCTGCCGCTGCTCATGAAGAGCCGCGAGGCCCACCTGATCAACACGAGCTCGGTGAACGGCTTCTGGGCGTCACTCGGCCCGCAGTCCGCCCACACGGCCTACAGCGCGGCGAAGTTCGCGGTGAAGGGCTTCAGCGAGGCGCTGGTCAACGACTTCAAGCTGAACGCCCCGCACATCAAGGTGTCGGTCGTCATGCCGGGTCACATCGGCACCTCGATCGTGATCAACTCCGGCAAGATCCTGGGCCGCGACCCCAAGGAGATGAGCGACGAGCAGCTCTCCGAGGCGCGCGCGCGCATGGAGCGCGCGGGCTTCCCGGTGGGCGGTGCGAGCACCGACCAGGTCCGTCAGGCGCTGGTCATGATCGGCGACGCCTTCCGCGACATGGCCCCGATGACCGCCGCCGAGGCGGCGCAGGTGATCCTCCAGGGAGTGCGCGACGAGCGCTGGCGCATCCTCGTGGGCAAGGACGCCGACGTGCTCGACCGCATGGTGCGCGAGTCACCGGAAGACGCCTACAGCGAGTCGTTCTTCCAGAAGCTGCAGTCGAGCGCGGGCTTCACGCTGGGCCGCTGA
- a CDS encoding Mrp/NBP35 family ATP-binding protein has product MSQVTERDVLDALRPIQDPDFKRSIVDLGFVKNLRIDGGKVAFAIELTTPACPVKERFEGEARAAVAKLAGVTAVDVTMTAQTRGSTHASKPEGLEGVKNVVAVASGKGGVGKSTVAVNLALALAETGAKVGLLDCDVYGPSIPLMLHISGRPQVTPDKKIHPLMSYGLKLMSIGFLAGENAPVIWRGPMVHGIIRQFLSDVKWGELDYLVLDLPPGTGDAALTICQTAPLAGAVIVTTPQEVALIDARKGLQMFQRVNVPVLGIVENMSWFECDGCGKRHTLFGSGGAERAARELGTDVLGHVPLQPDVVTSGDEGRPTVIAAPDSAAAREIRTVAGLVARKLSLLNAETPPVVGTNIEWVNTP; this is encoded by the coding sequence ATGAGCCAGGTCACCGAGCGCGACGTCCTCGACGCGCTCCGCCCCATCCAAGACCCCGACTTCAAGCGCTCGATCGTCGATCTGGGCTTCGTGAAGAACCTCCGGATCGACGGCGGAAAGGTCGCGTTCGCGATCGAGCTCACCACCCCGGCCTGCCCGGTCAAGGAGCGCTTCGAGGGCGAGGCGCGCGCGGCGGTCGCAAAGCTCGCCGGAGTGACTGCCGTCGACGTGACCATGACGGCTCAGACGCGCGGCTCGACCCATGCTTCGAAGCCCGAAGGGCTCGAAGGCGTGAAGAACGTGGTCGCGGTGGCGAGCGGCAAGGGCGGCGTGGGCAAGTCGACCGTGGCGGTGAACCTGGCGCTCGCGCTCGCGGAGACCGGCGCGAAGGTCGGTCTGCTCGACTGCGACGTGTACGGTCCGTCGATTCCGCTCATGCTCCACATCTCGGGCCGCCCGCAAGTGACCCCCGACAAGAAGATCCACCCGCTCATGAGCTACGGGCTCAAGCTCATGTCGATCGGCTTCCTCGCGGGCGAGAACGCGCCGGTGATCTGGCGCGGCCCGATGGTGCACGGGATCATCCGCCAGTTCCTGTCCGACGTGAAGTGGGGCGAGCTCGACTATCTCGTGCTCGACCTGCCCCCGGGCACCGGCGACGCCGCGCTCACCATCTGCCAGACCGCCCCGCTCGCGGGCGCGGTGATCGTGACCACGCCGCAGGAGGTCGCGCTGATCGACGCGCGCAAGGGCCTGCAGATGTTCCAGCGCGTGAACGTGCCCGTGCTCGGCATCGTCGAGAACATGAGCTGGTTCGAGTGCGACGGCTGCGGCAAGCGACACACCTTGTTCGGCTCGGGCGGCGCGGAGCGCGCGGCGCGCGAGCTCGGCACCGACGTGCTGGGTCACGTGCCGCTGCAGCCCGACGTGGTGACTTCGGGCGACGAGGGCCGGCCGACGGTGATCGCGGCCCCGGACTCGGCGGCCGCGCGCGAGATCCGCACCGTGGCGGGCCTGGTCGCGCGCAAGCTCTCGCTGCTCAACGCCGAGACGCCGCCGGTCGTCGGCACGAACATCGAGTGGGTGAACACGCCCTGA